One Streptomyces sp. NBC_01237 genomic region harbors:
- a CDS encoding NAD-dependent malic enzyme: MATAPSVSYSMTVRLEVPASGTAVSQLTTAVESSGGSVTGLDVTASGHEKLRIDVTIAASSTSHADEIVEGLRDIEGVVLGKVSDRTFLMHLGGKIEMQSKHPIRNRDDLSMIYTPGVARVCMAIAENPEDARRLTIKRNSVAVVTDGSAVLGLGNIGPMAALPVMEGKAALFKRFAGIDAWPICLDTQDTDAIVEIVKAIAPGFAGINLEDISAPRCFEIEARLREALDIPVFHDDQHGTAIVVLAALTNALRVVGKGIGDVRVVMSGAGAAGTAILKLLIAAGVKHAVVADIHGVVHAGREDLVSADPDSPLRWIADNTNPEGVTGTLKEAVVGADVFIGVSAPNVLNGDDVAAMADGAIVFALANPDPEVDPAIARQTAAVVATGRSDFPNQINNVLVFPGVFRGLLDAQSRTVNTEMMLAAAGALADVVAEDEVNANYIIPSVFNDKVAGAVAGAVRAAAKAAGADGAAPSTLA, encoded by the coding sequence ATGGCAACGGCGCCCAGCGTCTCGTACTCGATGACGGTCAGGCTGGAGGTGCCCGCGAGCGGCACAGCAGTCTCCCAGCTCACCACGGCCGTGGAGTCCTCCGGGGGGTCTGTCACCGGCCTCGACGTGACCGCTTCCGGCCACGAGAAGCTGCGGATCGACGTCACCATCGCAGCCTCCTCCACCTCGCACGCGGACGAGATCGTCGAAGGTCTGCGCGACATCGAGGGTGTCGTGCTGGGCAAGGTCTCCGACCGTACGTTCCTGATGCACCTCGGCGGCAAGATCGAGATGCAGTCGAAGCACCCCATCCGCAACCGTGACGACCTCTCGATGATCTACACCCCCGGTGTCGCCCGGGTGTGCATGGCGATCGCCGAGAACCCCGAGGACGCCCGCCGCCTCACCATCAAGCGCAACTCCGTCGCAGTTGTGACGGACGGCTCCGCGGTGCTGGGCCTCGGCAACATCGGCCCGATGGCCGCGCTGCCGGTCATGGAGGGCAAGGCGGCCCTCTTCAAGCGCTTCGCCGGTATCGACGCCTGGCCGATCTGCCTGGACACCCAGGACACCGACGCCATCGTCGAGATCGTCAAGGCGATCGCCCCGGGCTTCGCGGGCATCAATCTGGAGGACATCTCCGCACCCCGCTGCTTCGAGATCGAGGCGCGGCTGCGCGAGGCCCTGGACATCCCGGTCTTCCACGACGACCAGCACGGCACCGCGATCGTCGTCCTGGCCGCGCTGACCAACGCGCTGCGTGTGGTGGGCAAGGGGATCGGGGACGTACGGGTCGTCATGTCCGGTGCCGGAGCCGCCGGTACGGCCATCCTGAAGCTGCTCATCGCCGCGGGCGTCAAGCACGCGGTCGTCGCCGACATCCACGGCGTGGTGCACGCGGGCCGCGAGGACCTGGTCTCCGCCGACCCCGACTCGCCGCTGCGCTGGATCGCCGACAACACCAACCCCGAGGGCGTCACCGGCACCCTCAAGGAGGCCGTCGTCGGCGCCGACGTCTTCATCGGCGTCTCCGCCCCCAACGTCCTGAACGGCGACGATGTCGCGGCGATGGCGGACGGCGCGATCGTGTTCGCGCTCGCGAACCCGGACCCCGAGGTGGACCCCGCGATCGCCCGTCAGACGGCGGCGGTCGTGGCCACCGGCCGTTCCGACTTCCCCAACCAGATCAACAACGTGCTGGTCTTCCCGGGCGTCTTCCGCGGTCTGCTGGACGCTCAGTCCCGCACCGTCAACACGGAGATGATGCTCGCGGCGGCCGGTGCCCTCGCCGATGTCGTCGCGGAGGACGAGGTGAACGCGAACTACATCATCCCGTCGGTCTTCAACGACAAGGTCGCGGGAGCCGTCGCGGGAGCCGTCCGGGCCGCCGCGAAGGCCGCGGGGGCCGACGGGGCGGCCCCGTCCACCCTGGCATGA
- a CDS encoding HelD family protein, with product MDRVYHRLEEKIHEAEFLMHDAVKRGQVGTPGALAERDAQVFRAGVHLNRLNSEFEDFLFGRVDLLLGKDGERGPDGAFTSVEPADDAVREDATADIAETLHIGRIGVLDSDYAPLVIDWRAPAAAPFYRSTPKEPGRVVRRRVIRSKGRRVLGVEDDLMRPELTAFLDGDKLPVIGDGALMAALGQARSHTMRDIVSSIQAEQDMVIRAPAASVTEVTGGPGTGKTAVALHRAAYLLYQDRRRYAGGILIVSPTPLLVAYTEGVLPSLGEEGQVAIRAVGSLSDEAAGVAGATTYDEPAVSRVKGSSRMLQVLRKAARGALETPGTRSAPQEGQLAFGEEASQEPEGTPTRLRVVAFGARVELNADELQRIRHNVLGGTAPVNLLRPRARKLLLDALWSKSSGRGRYTDPELAAELRSSFDEDVSTETPFLVFLNAWWPELTPRGVLAAMADEKRLGRWARRVLNQGEVRRVARSLKRLDADGQGPLSVHDVAILDELQALLGTPYRPKKKREFDPLDQLSGLEELMPQREETQRERAERLAAERTEYAHVIVDEAQDLTPMQWRMVGRRGRHATWTIVGDPAQSSWSDPDEAAAARDEALGSRPRRRFTLTVNYRNPAEIAELASKVLALAMPGTESPSAVRSTGVKPRFETVRDGDLAATVREEARRLLAEVDGTVGVVVAMNRRAQARTWLAELGERVVALGSLEAKGLEYDATVVVSPAEIADESPAGLRVLYVALTRATQQLTVVSGERDMPDEDGVPDLLRD from the coding sequence GGAATTTCTCATGCACGACGCCGTCAAACGCGGGCAGGTCGGCACGCCCGGCGCGCTCGCCGAGCGGGACGCCCAAGTCTTCCGGGCGGGCGTCCACCTCAACCGGCTGAACAGCGAGTTCGAGGACTTCCTCTTCGGACGGGTCGATCTGCTGCTCGGCAAGGACGGTGAGCGCGGCCCGGACGGTGCGTTCACCTCCGTCGAGCCGGCCGACGACGCCGTCCGCGAGGACGCCACCGCCGATATCGCGGAGACGCTGCACATCGGCCGTATCGGAGTCCTGGACTCCGACTACGCGCCCCTGGTGATCGACTGGCGGGCCCCGGCCGCCGCGCCGTTCTACCGCTCGACCCCGAAGGAACCGGGCCGGGTGGTACGCCGCCGGGTCATCCGCTCCAAGGGCCGCAGGGTCCTCGGGGTCGAGGACGACCTGATGCGGCCCGAGCTGACCGCGTTCCTGGACGGCGACAAGCTGCCGGTGATCGGCGACGGCGCCCTGATGGCCGCGCTCGGCCAGGCCCGCAGCCACACCATGCGCGACATCGTCTCCTCCATCCAGGCCGAGCAGGACATGGTGATCCGGGCTCCCGCCGCCTCCGTCACGGAGGTCACCGGCGGACCGGGCACCGGGAAGACCGCGGTCGCCCTGCACCGGGCGGCGTACCTGCTCTACCAGGACCGGCGGAGGTACGCGGGCGGCATCCTGATCGTCTCGCCGACCCCGCTCCTGGTCGCGTACACCGAAGGGGTGCTGCCCTCGCTCGGCGAGGAGGGCCAGGTCGCGATCCGCGCGGTCGGCTCGCTGTCCGACGAGGCGGCGGGCGTCGCCGGGGCCACGACGTACGACGAACCGGCCGTGTCCCGCGTCAAGGGCTCCTCCCGGATGCTCCAGGTGCTGCGCAAGGCCGCACGCGGGGCCCTGGAGACACCGGGCACCCGTTCCGCGCCCCAGGAGGGCCAGCTCGCCTTCGGCGAGGAGGCGTCGCAGGAGCCCGAGGGCACCCCGACCCGGCTGCGGGTGGTCGCCTTCGGTGCCCGGGTCGAGCTGAACGCCGACGAGCTCCAGCGCATCCGGCACAACGTTCTGGGCGGCACCGCACCGGTCAACCTGCTGCGCCCGCGCGCCCGCAAGCTGCTGCTGGACGCCCTGTGGAGCAAGTCCTCGGGCCGGGGCCGCTACACCGACCCGGAGCTCGCGGCGGAGCTGCGTTCCTCCTTCGACGAGGACGTCTCCACGGAGACCCCGTTCCTGGTGTTCCTGAACGCCTGGTGGCCCGAGCTCACCCCACGCGGGGTACTCGCCGCGATGGCCGACGAGAAGCGGCTCGGCCGCTGGGCGCGGCGGGTGCTCAACCAGGGGGAGGTGCGGCGGGTGGCCCGTTCGCTGAAGCGGCTCGACGCCGATGGTCAGGGCCCCCTGTCCGTGCACGACGTGGCGATCCTGGACGAGCTCCAGGCGCTGCTCGGCACCCCGTACCGGCCGAAGAAGAAGCGCGAGTTCGACCCACTGGACCAGCTTTCCGGGCTGGAGGAGCTGATGCCGCAGCGTGAGGAGACCCAGCGCGAGCGGGCCGAACGGCTGGCGGCGGAGCGCACCGAGTACGCGCATGTCATCGTCGACGAGGCGCAGGACCTGACCCCCATGCAGTGGCGGATGGTCGGCCGCCGGGGCCGGCACGCCACCTGGACGATCGTCGGCGACCCGGCCCAGTCCTCCTGGTCCGACCCGGACGAGGCGGCGGCGGCCCGCGACGAGGCGCTCGGCAGCCGGCCGCGCCGTCGCTTCACCCTCACCGTCAACTACCGCAACCCGGCCGAGATCGCCGAACTCGCGTCGAAGGTGCTGGCGCTCGCGATGCCGGGGACGGAGTCTCCTTCGGCGGTGCGTTCGACCGGTGTGAAGCCGCGCTTCGAGACCGTGCGGGACGGCGACCTGGCCGCCACCGTCCGCGAGGAGGCGCGGCGGCTGCTCGCCGAGGTGGACGGGACGGTCGGCGTGGTGGTGGCGATGAACCGCCGCGCCCAGGCCCGTACCTGGCTCGCGGAGTTGGGGGAGCGGGTGGTGGCGCTGGGGAGCCTGGAGGCGAAGGGCCTGGAGTACGACGCCACGGTCGTCGTCTCCCCCGCGGAGATCGCCGACGAGTCCCCGGCCGGGCTGCGGGTGCTGTACGTGGCGCTGACCCGGGCGACGCAGCAGCTCACGGTGGTGTCGGGGGAGCGGGACATGCCGGACGAGGACGGTGTTCCGGACCTGCTGAGGGACTGA